Proteins encoded in a region of the Candidatus Nitrosomarinus catalina genome:
- a CDS encoding NAD(+)/NADH kinase has translation MKLENVAVVSKVGNKDSENAAVDVAKKLLAKKATVYTISPVSVEGAKQMEELEEIQNVKLDLVVTLGGDGTTLRVFRNLENETPILTINVGGNRGILAEITIDEIDEALNEILNDNFFLDKRTRVTAVCGGVEFPPALNEIYISRANLTKTAEIEIKFQNDTVKQKMDGVIIATPSGSTGHSFSLGGPILHESLDVLIITPVAPVYRLASLVVPDEKIEIISSHDCNIAIDAQVVKSAGYEESIIIKKYKSPAVFIRLKKRGLRQMSKLGF, from the coding sequence TTGAAACTAGAAAATGTTGCCGTTGTAAGTAAAGTAGGAAACAAAGATTCAGAAAATGCTGCAGTAGATGTTGCTAAAAAATTATTAGCAAAAAAAGCAACCGTGTATACGATTTCACCAGTCAGTGTTGAAGGAGCAAAACAGATGGAAGAACTAGAAGAAATTCAGAATGTAAAGTTGGATCTCGTAGTAACGTTAGGGGGAGATGGAACAACACTTCGTGTTTTTCGAAATTTAGAAAATGAGACGCCAATCTTAACAATCAATGTTGGTGGGAATAGAGGAATTTTAGCAGAGATTACAATTGACGAGATTGATGAGGCACTAAATGAAATTTTAAATGACAACTTCTTTTTAGATAAAAGAACTAGAGTGACTGCAGTATGTGGCGGAGTAGAATTTCCACCAGCACTAAATGAAATTTACATTAGTAGAGCAAACTTGACTAAGACTGCAGAAATTGAAATTAAATTTCAAAACGATACAGTAAAACAAAAGATGGACGGAGTGATTATTGCAACACCTAGTGGTTCAACAGGTCATTCATTTTCATTAGGAGGTCCAATATTACACGAAAGTTTAGATGTCTTGATCATTACACCAGTTGCACCAGTATACAGATTAGCATCATTAGTTGTACCTGATGAAAAAATTGAAATTATTTCTTCACATGATTGCAATATTGCAATAGATGCACAAGTTGTAAAATCTGCAGGATATGAAGAATCAATAATTATTAAAAAATACAAAAGCCCAGCAGTTTTCATTAGATTGAAAAAAAGAGGTTTAAGACAAATGAGCAAACTTGGATTTTAG
- a CDS encoding NOB1 family endonuclease: protein MDFRILDASAFYAGVPFRSSEDCYTTSLVYDEIQHIKKNQDVLGTLLETNRLKIREPDKQSTQAAIKAAKETGDFPQLSKQDVSIIALGIETKGQIITDDFAISNVAKNMGLNIAPIMTKGIKDVGKWIHYCPGCKTSFKGGKECSNCGTALKRKLIK, encoded by the coding sequence TTGGATTTTAGAATTTTAGATGCTAGTGCATTTTATGCAGGAGTTCCATTTAGATCATCTGAAGATTGTTACACAACATCTCTAGTTTATGATGAAATTCAACATATCAAAAAAAATCAGGATGTTTTAGGAACTCTTCTCGAAACAAATCGACTGAAAATTAGGGAGCCTGACAAACAATCAACTCAGGCTGCAATTAAAGCAGCAAAAGAGACAGGAGATTTTCCTCAACTATCAAAACAAGATGTTTCTATTATTGCATTAGGGATTGAAACAAAAGGACAAATCATCACAGATGATTTTGCGATTTCAAATGTTGCAAAAAACATGGGATTAAACATTGCACCAATTATGACAAAAGGAATTAAAGATGTTGGAAAATGGATTCATTATTGTCCAGGTTGTAAAACTAGTTTCAAAGGGGGAAAAGAATGCTCAAATTGCGGAACAGCATTGAAAAGAAAATTAATCAAATAA
- a CDS encoding SIMPL domain-containing protein yields MDNRVNVAVVVGVIFVLAFAVTLTQSDKQVESQVIGDDIPEELIYEWLKKYDPSEQTISVSGSATASSNPDSLVIVLGVESEAKTANDSLSQNSDSLNSVISALTNSGISEDEIQTSNFSIYPIYDSIKDLSGNWKQILNGYRVSNILLIQTDKINSAGDIIDAAVSSGANRVDNISFQLSDDKLQKISDDLISDAINDATQKAEKALVPLKQKIVGVKSVVIHDNVVPYYDSPMRASFDGFAESSMKSAPIMSGDEEITTNVSVVFYISQQ; encoded by the coding sequence GTGGACAACCGTGTCAATGTTGCAGTTGTAGTTGGTGTAATCTTTGTTTTAGCTTTTGCTGTAACTTTAACTCAAAGCGATAAACAAGTTGAATCTCAGGTAATTGGAGATGATATTCCTGAAGAATTAATTTATGAGTGGTTGAAAAAATATGATCCTTCTGAACAAACCATATCTGTTTCTGGTAGTGCAACTGCCTCTTCAAATCCTGATTCATTAGTAATTGTACTTGGAGTCGAATCTGAAGCCAAAACTGCTAATGATTCATTATCTCAAAATTCCGACTCTCTGAATTCTGTAATTTCTGCATTAACCAATTCTGGAATTTCTGAAGATGAAATTCAAACATCAAATTTTTCAATTTATCCAATATATGATAGCATAAAAGATCTTAGTGGAAACTGGAAACAAATTCTAAATGGATATCGTGTGTCAAATATTTTATTAATTCAAACTGACAAAATCAATTCTGCTGGAGATATTATTGATGCAGCAGTTTCTTCAGGAGCTAATCGTGTTGACAACATTTCATTTCAATTATCTGATGATAAATTACAAAAAATTAGTGATGACTTGATTTCTGATGCTATTAATGATGCAACCCAAAAAGCAGAAAAAGCACTAGTTCCGTTAAAACAAAAAATTGTTGGAGTAAAATCTGTAGTTATTCATGATAATGTAGTTCCATACTATGACAGTCCAATGCGTGCATCTTTTGATGGTTTTGCTGAATCATCAATGAAATCTGCACCAATCATGTCTGGTGATGAAGAAATTACCACAAATGTCAGTGTTGTATTTTATATTTCGCAGCAATAA
- a CDS encoding ERCC4 domain-containing protein: MKLENLRIIVDERETKSGIPKLLKAIGMNVEMKTLPIGDYIVAPETIVERKSIKDLMASVFDGRLYDQCSRLKEHFANPIVLLEGNVDEIEEITDNPLVFYGAISRVALEFKIPIIPTPSASHTAKLLVSMCSKKDGPTGPYLKKIKKSSNLETQQLSTLCSLPGIGEKFAVRMLEKFGTPSKVFSATTSELAKVEGLGEARAKKIKNMLTTKNKLQKESSQKTLT, encoded by the coding sequence GTGAAATTAGAAAATCTTCGAATAATTGTTGATGAACGAGAAACTAAAAGTGGAATTCCAAAATTACTCAAAGCAATTGGCATGAATGTGGAAATGAAAACACTTCCAATTGGTGATTATATTGTTGCACCTGAAACCATTGTTGAAAGAAAAAGTATCAAGGATTTGATGGCTTCTGTTTTTGATGGAAGATTATATGACCAATGCAGTAGACTCAAAGAGCATTTTGCAAATCCTATAGTTTTACTAGAAGGAAATGTTGATGAAATTGAAGAGATTACTGACAATCCCTTAGTTTTCTATGGTGCTATTTCTCGAGTTGCTTTGGAATTTAAAATTCCTATAATCCCTACCCCAAGTGCATCTCACACTGCAAAATTATTAGTTTCAATGTGTTCTAAAAAAGATGGGCCAACAGGTCCTTACTTGAAAAAAATTAAAAAATCATCAAATTTAGAAACTCAGCAATTATCCACACTTTGTAGTTTGCCTGGAATTGGTGAAAAATTTGCAGTTCGAATGCTTGAAAAATTTGGTACTCCATCAAAAGTTTTTAGCGCAACCACTTCTGAATTGGCCAAAGTTGAGGGATTGGGTGAAGCTCGTGCAAAAAAAATCAAAAACATGTTGACAACTAAAAATAAACTTCAAAAGGAAAGTTCCCAAAAGACATTGACATAA
- a CDS encoding prefoldin subunit beta, producing the protein MSAGQMPPWLQEQIGKLQQSQQNLQSIMTQRQHLEMEKAETEKAVDELKKVADGDSVFKQAGTVLIKSDKKTLVDELEEKIELAKTRSTVLEKQEVRVKETLKEQEAKITEMMKSGSAPPPPAADDNPRK; encoded by the coding sequence ATGTCTGCTGGACAAATGCCCCCATGGCTTCAAGAACAAATTGGAAAATTACAACAATCTCAACAAAATTTACAATCCATAATGACTCAAAGACAACATCTTGAAATGGAAAAAGCAGAAACTGAAAAAGCTGTTGATGAATTAAAGAAAGTTGCTGATGGTGATTCTGTCTTTAAGCAAGCTGGAACTGTATTAATTAAATCTGATAAAAAAACACTAGTTGATGAATTAGAGGAAAAAATAGAATTAGCAAAAACTAGATCAACTGTTCTTGAAAAACAAGAAGTTCGTGTAAAAGAAACTCTCAAAGAACAAGAAGCAAAAATCACTGAAATGATGAAAAGTGGTAGTGCCCCTCCACCTCCAGCAGCAGATGACAACCCTAGAAAATAA
- a CDS encoding KEOPS complex subunit Pcc1, giving the protein MTLNYSAKITVDAKDKNNAIFDSVNTDNEFYPENPVKTKIKLDKKLVISAETDQIAHLRANLNSTLRLIQASYDTIESVKI; this is encoded by the coding sequence ATGACATTAAACTATAGTGCAAAAATCACTGTAGATGCTAAAGATAAAAACAATGCAATTTTTGATTCTGTAAACACAGATAATGAGTTTTATCCTGAAAATCCTGTTAAAACTAAAATCAAATTAGATAAAAAATTAGTAATTTCCGCTGAAACTGATCAAATTGCACATCTTAGAGCAAATCTAAATTCAACACTCCGATTAATTCAAGCTAGCTACGATACAATTGAATCGGTAAAGATATAA
- a CDS encoding 50S ribosomal protein L37: MAKAKKSLKGLGARYGIKLRKQYTKVHLQLKQKRSCPECGSQTFGRDAVGIWSCKKCNYKVAGTAYDIKL, encoded by the coding sequence ATGGCAAAAGCAAAGAAATCACTTAAAGGCTTAGGTGCACGTTACGGAATTAAACTTAGAAAACAATACACAAAAGTTCATCTTCAATTAAAACAAAAAAGAAGTTGTCCTGAATGTGGTTCCCAAACATTTGGCAGAGATGCTGTTGGAATTTGGTCTTGTAAGAAATGTAACTATAAAGTTGCTGGAACTGCATATGACATTAAACTATAG
- the rrp42 gene encoding exosome complex protein Rrp42, giving the protein MTSVSVIDELKRAQILELLEQGKRVDGRALDEPRKICIEIDAIPKANGSARVYLGDTQVLCGVKIQPDKPFPDVGDKGMFMCTAELLPLSHPTVETGPPQAPVIELARVVDRGIRESHMVDVSDLVIEKDKSVVGVFADVVAIDYDGNLFDACSYAATAALLTSKTPTWEMVDDQPSVVEGADKPLPITTIPVSVTMGKIGNYIVVDPNGDEWESMDSRITITTDSDGNIVALQKGGSDGFTQEEINQCGDLSIKVGAKIREQLKSSKQEGQ; this is encoded by the coding sequence ATGACAAGCGTTTCAGTTATTGATGAACTAAAAAGAGCACAAATTCTAGAATTATTAGAACAAGGAAAAAGAGTTGATGGAAGAGCACTAGATGAACCAAGAAAAATATGCATCGAAATTGACGCAATTCCTAAAGCAAACGGTTCTGCAAGAGTTTATCTTGGTGATACTCAAGTTTTGTGTGGTGTAAAAATCCAACCAGACAAACCTTTCCCAGATGTAGGTGACAAGGGTATGTTTATGTGCACTGCTGAATTATTGCCTCTTTCACATCCTACTGTTGAAACTGGACCTCCACAAGCACCTGTCATTGAATTGGCAAGAGTTGTTGATAGGGGAATTCGAGAAAGTCATATGGTTGATGTTTCTGATTTAGTAATTGAAAAGGACAAATCTGTAGTTGGTGTATTTGCAGATGTTGTGGCAATTGATTATGACGGAAATCTTTTTGATGCATGCTCTTATGCTGCAACTGCTGCTTTACTTACATCAAAAACTCCAACATGGGAGATGGTTGATGACCAACCTTCAGTTGTTGAGGGTGCAGACAAACCGTTACCTATAACCACAATTCCTGTATCTGTAACCATGGGAAAAATTGGAAATTACATTGTTGTTGATCCTAATGGCGATGAATGGGAAAGTATGGATTCAAGAATTACTATAACTACAGATTCTGATGGAAATATTGTTGCACTTCAAAAAGGTGGCAGCGATGGATTTACACAAGAAGAAATCAATCAATGTGGAGATTTATCAATTAAAGTAGGAGCAAAAATAAGGGAACAATTAAAATCCTCAAAACAGGAGGGTCAATAA
- the rrp41 gene encoding exosome complex exonuclease Rrp41 → MGGRDATMVLLDENGIRCDGRKIDEPRRIMIKAGGLKNADGSAYIEFGDNKILVGVFGPRDVHPKHMSNTDTGILRVRYHMEPFSVGERKRPAPSRREIEISKVIKEALEPAVMLEKFPRTAVDVFIEVLQADGGTRCAALTAASVALADAGIPMRDMVAAIASGKVADTIILDVNNEEDQAGQADMPIGYMPSMKKITLLQLDGVLTPEEYKKCVDVGVKGCEVVYELQKKALHDKYFGNRGD, encoded by the coding sequence ATGGGTGGACGAGATGCAACCATGGTCTTATTGGACGAAAATGGCATTCGCTGTGATGGACGTAAAATAGACGAACCACGCAGAATTATGATTAAAGCCGGCGGACTAAAAAATGCTGATGGCTCTGCTTACATTGAATTTGGCGATAACAAAATTTTAGTTGGTGTATTTGGACCAAGAGATGTTCATCCAAAACACATGTCAAATACTGACACTGGAATTTTAAGAGTTAGATATCACATGGAACCATTTTCTGTTGGTGAACGAAAAAGACCAGCACCTTCAAGAAGAGAAATTGAAATATCTAAAGTAATCAAAGAAGCATTAGAACCTGCAGTAATGTTGGAGAAATTCCCAAGAACTGCAGTTGATGTATTTATTGAAGTTTTACAGGCTGATGGTGGAACTAGATGTGCTGCCCTTACCGCAGCATCTGTTGCATTAGCTGATGCTGGTATCCCGATGAGAGATATGGTTGCAGCAATTGCTTCAGGTAAAGTAGCAGATACAATTATTCTTGATGTTAACAATGAAGAGGATCAAGCAGGTCAAGCCGATATGCCAATTGGATATATGCCAAGTATGAAAAAAATTACTTTATTACAATTAGACGGTGTCTTAACTCCAGAAGAATACAAAAAATGTGTTGATGTTGGAGTTAAAGGATGTGAGGTTGTTTATGAACTTCAAAAGAAAGCACTACATGACAAGTACTTTGGAAACCGGGGAGATTAG
- the rrp4 gene encoding exosome complex RNA-binding protein Rrp4, translated as MADKRKYVIPGDVITSGPFRPEQNVVLEGNNIISTSVGISEIYEDSVKVIPLTGKYIPKINDLVIGKVISHTSLSWELDVNSCYVGFLPAQDVFGRDFSTHADELSSKLKTGDLVAARIANFDRTRDPLITISDRDLGKIDDGILVKISPSKVPRLIGKKGSMIQMIEMGTNAAITIGQNGWVVISCETEEGLSKAKKAVEMVNEKAHIANLTDLIKEMLDGKDES; from the coding sequence ATGGCAGATAAGAGAAAATACGTTATTCCTGGTGATGTAATTACCAGTGGACCTTTTAGACCTGAACAAAATGTAGTTTTAGAAGGAAATAACATAATTTCTACATCTGTTGGTATATCTGAAATTTATGAAGATTCTGTTAAAGTCATTCCTCTAACTGGAAAATATATTCCTAAAATTAATGATCTTGTAATTGGTAAAGTTATTTCTCATACATCATTATCTTGGGAATTAGATGTAAATTCTTGCTATGTTGGATTTTTACCTGCTCAGGATGTTTTTGGAAGAGACTTTTCAACTCATGCTGATGAACTTTCAAGTAAATTAAAAACTGGTGATTTGGTAGCTGCCAGAATTGCAAATTTTGACAGAACTAGAGATCCTCTTATTACAATATCTGATAGAGACTTAGGTAAAATTGATGATGGAATTTTAGTAAAAATTTCTCCAAGTAAAGTTCCACGTTTGATTGGCAAAAAAGGAAGTATGATACAAATGATTGAAATGGGAACTAATGCTGCCATTACAATTGGCCAAAATGGCTGGGTTGTTATTTCCTGTGAGACTGAAGAAGGGCTCTCAAAAGCTAAAAAGGCAGTTGAAATGGTTAATGAAAAAGCACATATTGCTAATTTAACTGATTTAATTAAAGAAATGTTAGATGGAAAGGATGAATCATAA
- a CDS encoding ribosome assembly factor SBDS, with amino-acid sequence MADVTVVRFSFEGEKFEILVKPDPALDYKLGKKKDISSVLVSEEIYTDSGKGTKPSTEKLLAAFKTEDKTEIAQIMFEKGDLNLTTDQRRKMVDQKRKQIVEYIAKTFVDPKTHLPHPPLRIEQAMKDGRVSIEPQKSVEEQVKDIVEKLRSIIALKSENLQLEITIPAQYASQSYSVLKSVGSLKKEEWQNNGSLKAILEIPAAARPNVIDRLGSITKGSATVEVMK; translated from the coding sequence ATGGCAGACGTTACAGTAGTTAGATTCTCCTTTGAAGGTGAAAAATTTGAAATATTGGTAAAGCCAGATCCTGCTTTGGATTACAAATTAGGTAAGAAAAAGGATATTTCTTCGGTTTTAGTTTCTGAAGAAATCTATACTGATTCTGGAAAAGGAACAAAGCCCTCTACTGAAAAATTACTCGCTGCATTCAAAACTGAAGATAAAACCGAGATTGCTCAAATAATGTTTGAAAAAGGAGATCTAAATCTTACTACTGATCAAAGACGAAAAATGGTGGATCAGAAAAGAAAACAAATTGTTGAATATATTGCCAAAACTTTTGTTGATCCAAAAACTCACTTACCTCATCCTCCATTACGAATTGAACAAGCAATGAAAGATGGTCGTGTATCCATTGAACCTCAAAAAAGCGTCGAAGAACAAGTTAAAGATATTGTTGAAAAATTACGTTCAATTATTGCATTAAAATCTGAAAATCTCCAATTGGAGATCACTATTCCTGCACAATATGCCTCTCAATCTTACTCGGTTTTGAAATCTGTCGGTTCGCTAAAAAAAGAAGAATGGCAAAATAATGGTTCACTAAAAGCAATACTTGAAATACCCGCAGCAGCAAGGCCAAACGTGATTGACAGATTAGGTTCTATTACCAAGGGTTCTGCCACTGTAGAGGTAATGAAATAA
- a CDS encoding DNA-directed RNA polymerase subunit D: MSSLDVITKDSEKIALKLKGVPLQYANALRRVCLNGVPVFAIDTVDIIENTSVLPDEGLAHRLGLIPLKTDLSKYNESDKILLVLDSGISEETRTVLSGELSSEDESIKPVSEKVPIVQLAPGQKIKVECYARLGRGTEHAKWNASNVAMLTDTDKDDEKILTIESTGALNPEQIVLEGVEEVSRRVVEFKDMINNIEE, encoded by the coding sequence TTGTCATCATTAGACGTTATTACAAAAGATTCTGAAAAGATAGCCTTAAAGCTAAAAGGTGTTCCATTACAATATGCAAATGCTTTAAGACGTGTTTGTTTAAACGGAGTTCCAGTTTTTGCAATTGATACAGTAGACATTATTGAAAACACATCTGTTTTACCTGACGAGGGTTTAGCTCACAGATTGGGTTTGATTCCATTAAAAACAGATTTGAGTAAATATAATGAATCAGATAAAATCCTACTAGTGTTAGATTCAGGAATATCTGAAGAAACTAGAACTGTATTATCAGGAGAATTATCTTCTGAAGATGAGAGTATTAAGCCAGTATCTGAAAAAGTTCCAATTGTTCAATTGGCCCCAGGTCAAAAAATCAAAGTCGAATGTTATGCAAGACTAGGACGTGGCACAGAACATGCAAAGTGGAATGCTTCTAACGTTGCTATGCTCACAGATACTGACAAAGATGATGAGAAAATACTCACCATAGAGTCAACAGGAGCACTAAATCCAGAACAAATTGTTCTAGAAGGAGTAGAAGAAGTTAGTAGAAGAGTTGTTGAATTCAAAGATATGATCAACAATATCGAGGAATAG
- a CDS encoding 50S ribosomal protein L18e: MTNQVVIRMASDLKKASTKNDAPIWGKLAEYALKPSIARRDINLNRISQLTKDNDTVVFPGKVLGTGNISHKITLCSFSISNSAAAKVLENGGKLISHADLIKQNPTGKGVVLLG; this comes from the coding sequence ATGACTAATCAAGTTGTAATTCGTATGGCTAGCGATCTTAAGAAAGCATCAACCAAAAATGATGCTCCAATTTGGGGTAAATTGGCAGAATACGCTCTAAAACCATCAATTGCTAGAAGAGATATCAATCTCAATAGAATTAGTCAATTAACCAAAGATAACGATACAGTAGTTTTTCCAGGTAAAGTTTTAGGAACAGGAAATATTTCTCACAAAATCACATTATGTTCATTTTCAATTTCAAATTCTGCAGCAGCCAAAGTTTTAGAAAATGGTGGAAAATTAATCTCACATGCAGATTTAATCAAACAAAACCCAACAGGTAAAGGAGTAGTACTACTTGGCTAA
- the rplM gene encoding 50S ribosomal protein L13, with protein sequence MANGRLNRPAGRNSNTSKQEVVIRTDRPIVVDATNHIAGRLASNVAKLLLQGQRVTVINCEKIMMSGTRSNQIQEYREFLEINSIINYKHGPVHYRRPDTIIAKMIRQMLPFDRKPSGKLAFQRLRTYIGAPNDTKPLEKTQFEKALIKRAASNYTTLAEICRVIGWTE encoded by the coding sequence TTGGCTAATGGAAGATTAAACAGACCTGCTGGAAGAAATTCAAACACTTCCAAACAAGAGGTTGTTATTAGAACAGATAGACCAATTGTCGTTGATGCAACAAATCACATTGCAGGTAGATTAGCATCAAATGTTGCTAAATTGCTATTACAAGGTCAAAGAGTCACAGTAATCAATTGTGAAAAAATTATGATGAGTGGAACAAGATCAAATCAAATTCAAGAATATAGAGAATTTTTAGAAATTAACAGTATTATCAATTACAAACACGGACCGGTACACTATAGAAGACCAGATACAATCATTGCAAAGATGATTCGTCAAATGTTACCATTTGATAGAAAACCATCAGGCAAATTAGCATTCCAAAGATTAAGAACATACATCGGTGCACCAAATGATACAAAACCATTAGAGAAAACACAGTTTGAAAAAGCATTAATCAAAAGAGCAGCTTCTAATTACACAACATTAGCAGAAATATGTAGAGTAATAGGATGGACAGAATAA
- a CDS encoding 30S ribosomal protein S9, translating into MIPKTEIYFATRKTASAHVYITKGVGKVRINNVPVEMIPQETAREVILAPLEITGDLRDKIDISVRVRGGGFMGQASAVATAITRALVGWTKSKKEPKDHPFPKSTREDLRKRITDFDKYLVSGDARQKEPKKFGGPGARRRKQKSYR; encoded by the coding sequence ATGATTCCAAAAACTGAAATTTATTTTGCAACTAGAAAAACAGCTAGTGCTCACGTATACATTACAAAAGGTGTAGGTAAAGTTAGAATTAACAACGTTCCAGTAGAAATGATTCCACAAGAAACAGCCCGTGAAGTCATTTTAGCACCACTTGAAATTACAGGAGATTTGAGAGATAAAATCGATATTTCTGTAAGAGTTAGAGGTGGAGGATTCATGGGACAAGCAAGTGCAGTAGCAACTGCAATTACCAGAGCATTAGTAGGCTGGACAAAATCTAAAAAAGAGCCAAAAGATCATCCTTTCCCAAAATCAACTAGAGAAGACCTCAGAAAAAGAATTACTGATTTTGACAAATATCTAGTTAGTGGAGACGCCAGACAAAAAGAACCAAAGAAATTTGGCGGACCTGGTGCAAGAAGAAGAAAACAGAAGTCATACCGTTAG
- a CDS encoding nucleotidyltransferase family protein, producing MKAVILAGGKGTRGKPYTEYFPKAMTPINGKPLIDYVVRYLKSFKFINEIIIISDYTGLGGQIKNYYGNQKNIKFIQDSQSGTGGDLLHIQKELKNESEFLLWFVDNLCALDITKMRKTFKEKNSLACIATRTKRKEETGFAVVEDGIITEFKEKPIMKLQLSECLGIYMLGKEIIQRIKKKKKKQVNLSFDILQELSKEGKISAHDIEQREWIDAESPMILERNEKLVTKIIKQMGL from the coding sequence GTGAAGGCTGTAATTTTAGCTGGTGGTAAAGGCACCCGTGGAAAACCATATACAGAATATTTTCCAAAAGCGATGACACCAATTAACGGAAAACCTTTGATTGATTATGTTGTCAGATATCTAAAATCATTCAAGTTCATTAATGAAATCATCATCATTTCAGATTATACTGGTTTAGGAGGTCAGATCAAAAATTATTATGGAAATCAAAAAAATATTAAATTTATTCAAGATTCACAAAGTGGAACAGGAGGGGATTTACTCCACATTCAAAAGGAATTAAAAAATGAATCAGAATTTCTCTTGTGGTTTGTAGACAATCTATGTGCATTAGATATTACAAAAATGAGAAAAACTTTCAAAGAAAAAAACAGTTTGGCATGTATTGCAACTAGAACAAAGAGAAAAGAAGAAACAGGTTTTGCAGTGGTAGAAGATGGAATAATTACAGAGTTTAAAGAAAAGCCAATTATGAAATTACAATTATCAGAATGTTTAGGAATCTACATGTTAGGAAAAGAAATCATTCAGAGAATTAAAAAGAAAAAGAAAAAACAAGTAAATTTATCATTTGATATTTTACAAGAATTATCAAAAGAAGGTAAAATTAGTGCTCACGATATAGAACAAAGAGAATGGATTGATGCAGAATCACCAATGATTTTAGAGAGAAACGAGAAATTAGTAACGAAAATCATAAAACAGATGGGATTGTAG
- the leuD gene encoding 3-isopropylmalate dehydratase small subunit, with protein MEPFQNVKSIVTPLDKVNVDTDQIIPKQFLKLVQKSGFGKFLFFNWRYDENENLKSDFVLNNSKYDDSKILVAGDNFGCGSSREHAVWALDDYGFSVIISSSFADIFFSNCFKNGILPITLDSTLVEKLQHETNQIVVDLENQVIKTPSENISFEINSHKKKILLEGLDDIAQTLQHEEKISEFEENSTIPSVL; from the coding sequence ATGGAGCCTTTTCAAAATGTAAAAAGCATTGTTACTCCTCTTGATAAAGTCAATGTGGATACTGATCAAATTATTCCCAAACAATTTTTAAAATTAGTTCAAAAGTCTGGATTTGGTAAATTCTTATTTTTTAATTGGCGATATGATGAAAATGAAAATTTGAAATCTGATTTTGTTTTGAATAATTCTAAATATGATGACTCAAAAATTTTAGTAGCAGGAGATAATTTTGGATGCGGTTCTAGTAGAGAGCATGCAGTTTGGGCTTTAGATGATTATGGTTTTTCTGTAATAATATCCTCTTCTTTTGCTGATATTTTTTTTAGCAATTGTTTCAAAAATGGAATTCTTCCTATTACATTAGATTCTACGCTGGTGGAGAAACTTCAACATGAGACTAACCAAATTGTAGTAGATTTAGAAAATCAGGTAATTAAAACGCCTTCAGAAAATATCTCTTTTGAAATCAATTCTCACAAGAAAAAAATTCTCTTGGAGGGGTTAGATGACATTGCACAAACTCTTCAGCATGAGGAAAAAATTTCTGAATTTGAAGAGAACTCTACAATCCCATCTGTTTTATGA